In Thermotomaculum hydrothermale, a single genomic region encodes these proteins:
- the lpdA gene encoding dihydrolipoyl dehydrogenase: protein MANYDIVIIGAGPGGYVAAIYAAKNGLKTAIVEKGDRLGGTCLNIGCIPTKAYIETAKYLRKIKFMKELGIEVKDFSFDFQKASKRKDRIVTKLTKGVELLMKNNNIEVIKGTASFKDNTTIEVNGEEIEFENCIIATGSKPAELPHITFDGDFVISSTEALSFDKLPESIAIIGGGVIGVEFASILSAFGVKVTVLELMPQLIPGMDSETAEILKSELKKQKVRVLTDAKVLSAKNGVVEYELNGERESIEVEKVLLAVGRKPNTSGLNLHNTDIVLEKGHIRVNENLETDVKAIYAIGDVIDTPRLAHLASREGIKAVNHILKIEDNKNIYLSCPGVVYSYPEAAFVGMSLDDAKEKGIDAEEAKFPFTANGKAYIEGVKNGFVKVVYQKNNEKLLGVHIVGANASELISECAVAISKGMNVEELSRVIHPHPTVSESLMEAFHIAAGYSIHI from the coding sequence ATGGCAAATTACGATATTGTAATAATTGGGGCAGGGCCTGGCGGCTATGTGGCTGCAATTTACGCAGCAAAAAACGGATTAAAAACAGCAATAGTTGAAAAGGGAGATAGGTTAGGGGGAACATGTTTAAACATAGGCTGTATTCCCACAAAGGCTTACATTGAAACTGCAAAGTATTTGAGAAAGATTAAGTTTATGAAGGAGTTGGGGATAGAGGTTAAAGATTTTTCCTTTGATTTCCAAAAAGCATCAAAGAGAAAAGACAGGATAGTTACAAAGCTCACCAAAGGTGTTGAACTGTTAATGAAAAACAACAACATTGAAGTAATAAAAGGAACAGCGTCATTTAAAGACAATACAACAATTGAGGTAAACGGAGAAGAAATAGAGTTTGAAAACTGCATTATAGCAACAGGGTCAAAGCCTGCTGAACTCCCACACATAACCTTTGACGGGGATTTTGTAATTTCATCAACTGAAGCCCTTTCATTTGACAAATTGCCTGAATCAATAGCAATCATTGGCGGAGGTGTTATAGGGGTTGAATTTGCAAGCATACTCTCTGCATTTGGTGTAAAAGTTACAGTTTTAGAGTTAATGCCTCAACTAATCCCCGGAATGGATAGCGAGACTGCAGAAATATTAAAATCAGAATTGAAAAAACAAAAGGTAAGGGTTTTAACAGATGCAAAGGTATTGTCAGCAAAAAACGGGGTTGTTGAATATGAACTAAACGGGGAAAGAGAAAGCATTGAAGTTGAAAAGGTACTCCTTGCTGTTGGAAGGAAGCCTAATACTTCAGGGTTAAACCTTCACAACACAGACATTGTTCTTGAAAAAGGGCATATAAGGGTTAATGAAAACCTTGAAACAGATGTAAAAGCAATTTATGCAATTGGCGATGTAATTGACACTCCAAGGCTTGCCCACCTTGCATCAAGGGAAGGGATTAAGGCTGTAAACCACATACTTAAGATTGAAGACAATAAAAACATATACCTATCCTGCCCAGGAGTTGTTTACTCTTACCCTGAGGCGGCTTTTGTTGGAATGAGTTTAGATGATGCAAAAGAAAAAGGGATTGATGCTGAAGAGGCAAAATTTCCATTTACAGCAAACGGAAAGGCATACATAGAAGGGGTTAAAAACGGTTTTGTTAAGGTTGTTTATCAGAAAAATAATGAAAAGTTGTTAGGTGTTCACATTGTTGGGGCAAACGCTTCAGAGTTGATTTCAGAGTGTGCAGTTGCAATTTCAAAGGGAATGAATGTTGAAGAGTTAAGCAGGGTAATACACCCGCATCCAACAGTTTCAGAAAGTTTAATGGAGGCATTTCACATTGCCGCAGGATACTCAATCCACATTTAA
- a CDS encoding ferredoxin: MPNPLKKASRNAPGKYYVDRTLCTMCQVCVSMGEGYFEIDWDEETAYVTSQPDGKFGEMAVREAMLSCPENAIGDDGDKVEQKRRELDE, encoded by the coding sequence ATGCCTAACCCATTAAAGAAGGCATCAAGAAATGCGCCAGGCAAATATTATGTTGATAGAACTTTATGCACAATGTGTCAGGTGTGCGTGTCAATGGGAGAGGGTTACTTTGAAATAGACTGGGACGAAGAAACAGCCTATGTTACAAGCCAGCCTGACGGAAAGTTTGGAGAAATGGCAGTCAGGGAGGCAATGCTTTCCTGTCCCGAAAATGCAATTGGAGACGATGGAGACAAGGTTGAACAAAAGAGGAGGGAATTAGATGAATAG
- a CDS encoding YraN family protein, whose translation MRLKGFLWEKVSAVYLFLKGFKILEFNYRTRFGEIDIVCRDKDSIVFVEVKYRKSEKFGRAEEFVTESKRKKIIMAAKQYVVEKNIDTNIRFDVVAINGFKINHIKNAFEGE comes from the coding sequence GTGAGATTAAAGGGTTTTCTCTGGGAAAAAGTTTCAGCAGTTTACCTTTTTTTAAAAGGGTTTAAAATATTAGAGTTTAATTATAGAACAAGGTTTGGCGAGATAGATATAGTTTGCAGGGATAAAGATTCTATTGTATTTGTTGAGGTAAAGTATAGAAAGTCAGAAAAATTTGGCAGGGCGGAGGAATTTGTTACAGAATCTAAGAGGAAGAAAATTATAATGGCTGCAAAGCAGTATGTAGTTGAGAAAAACATAGACACAAATATAAGGTTTGATGTTGTGGCAATAAATGGATTTAAAATAAATCACATAAAAAATGCTTTTGAAGGAGAATAA
- the citF gene encoding citrate lyase subunit alpha — protein sequence MKFVKNAVGRLIPEEINGKKAIPFMGRGKHKPSGRKVGPPIPSAADYKAGDKLVESIDKVLDKLPLRDGMTISFHHHLRNGDVLVNMVVDKIAERGIKDITLAPSALFPVHEPLIRHIKSGVIANIEGSMNGPIGKLCTAGGFKKTAILRSHGGRYRAIQDGDLHIDVAFIAAPTADAHGNANGLYGPSACGPLGFALADSLYADNVVVVTDNLVDFPCYPWAIQGGNVDYVVKIDSLGDPSKIVSGTTKITTVPDRLKIASWAAQLVRDAGLLDEPNFSFQAGAGGMSLAFVKYLGEHMREKNCVAAFARGGSTGLLVELLKEGLVKFILDGQSFDLEGVKSLAENPNHIDTNPFVSYCYHTKGCFASMVKVAVLGATEIDLNFNVNVNTHSDGWLLHGIGGFQDTTDSYMTIITAPLVRKTNPIVVDSVYTVTAPGEAIDVLVTEYGIAINPNRQDLIDRLKNSTLPIVPIEQLREKALEIVGGKVPPKPETTDRVVAAIEWRDGTVIDVVRQLVVDGDEV from the coding sequence ATGAAATTTGTTAAAAATGCAGTTGGCAGACTTATTCCAGAAGAGATAAACGGTAAAAAGGCTATCCCTTTTATGGGAAGGGGGAAGCACAAACCTTCTGGCAGAAAGGTTGGGCCTCCAATTCCCTCTGCTGCCGATTACAAGGCGGGGGACAAGCTTGTTGAATCAATTGATAAGGTTTTAGATAAACTTCCGTTAAGGGATGGTATGACAATTTCCTTTCACCACCATTTGAGAAACGGCGATGTTCTTGTAAACATGGTTGTGGATAAGATTGCTGAAAGGGGAATAAAGGATATTACCCTTGCCCCAAGCGCACTTTTTCCCGTACACGAGCCTTTAATAAGACACATTAAAAGTGGAGTAATAGCAAATATTGAAGGCTCAATGAACGGCCCTATAGGTAAACTGTGTACAGCAGGAGGATTTAAGAAGACTGCAATTTTAAGAAGCCATGGGGGAAGGTACAGGGCAATTCAGGATGGGGATTTACACATTGATGTTGCATTTATTGCTGCACCAACAGCCGACGCTCACGGAAATGCAAACGGTTTGTACGGCCCATCTGCCTGCGGGCCTTTAGGATTTGCCCTTGCAGATTCCCTTTATGCAGACAATGTTGTTGTGGTTACCGACAACCTTGTTGATTTTCCATGCTATCCATGGGCTATTCAGGGTGGCAATGTTGATTATGTCGTAAAGATTGATTCATTAGGTGACCCCTCAAAGATTGTTTCAGGCACAACAAAGATTACCACTGTCCCCGATAGGTTAAAGATTGCAAGCTGGGCTGCCCAACTTGTAAGGGATGCAGGCCTTTTAGACGAGCCAAATTTTTCCTTCCAGGCTGGTGCAGGGGGCATGTCTCTTGCATTTGTGAAGTATTTAGGGGAACACATGAGGGAGAAAAACTGCGTTGCCGCATTTGCAAGGGGCGGTTCAACAGGGCTTCTTGTTGAACTTTTGAAAGAGGGGCTTGTAAAGTTTATACTTGACGGCCAGTCATTTGATTTAGAGGGGGTAAAATCCCTTGCAGAAAATCCAAACCACATTGATACAAACCCGTTTGTTTCATACTGCTATCACACAAAAGGGTGTTTTGCTTCAATGGTCAAGGTTGCTGTTTTAGGTGCAACTGAAATTGACCTAAACTTTAATGTAAATGTAAACACCCATTCAGACGGATGGTTGCTTCACGGAATAGGCGGTTTTCAGGATACAACAGACTCATATATGACTATAATCACCGCACCACTTGTAAGAAAGACAAACCCAATTGTTGTTGACTCTGTTTACACTGTAACAGCACCTGGAGAGGCAATTGATGTTTTAGTTACAGAGTATGGAATTGCTATAAATCCCAACAGGCAGGATTTAATTGACAGGCTTAAAAATTCAACCCTTCCCATTGTCCCAATTGAACAGTTAAGAGAGAAGGCACTTGAAATTGTTGGAGGCAAAGTGCCGCCAAAACCTGAAACAACAGACAGGGTTGTTGCCGCTATTGAATGGAGAGACGGCACAGTAATTGATGTTGTAAGGCAACTTGTTGTTGATGGGGATGAAGTATGA
- the ychF gene encoding redox-regulated ATPase YchF — translation MKIGLIGLKQSGKTTIFNALTGQEAETGFGANKLQVNMGNVKVPDSRLDTLTEIFNPKRKVNATVEYVDVAGVEGEGSIDPALVNQIKVTDALLVVVRAFHDDGVFHPFNTVDPMRDLQNLMEEFIISDQVIVENRLKKLEKSVKSKKDPNEVKEYEALLKIKDALENLTPLREIDIDPVEMKMLRGFQFLTLKPVLVVFNTDEGDNGEEYLEKFKEEYGDKKGVKAVAISGKIEEEISRLEDEDKEMFMEEYGIKTLARDLIIRESYSLLGLISFFTVGEDECRAWTIKDGTNAQKAAGAIHSDIERGFIRAEVVHYNDFIQEKSLVKCKEKGLLRLEGKDYIVKDGDIINFRFNV, via the coding sequence ATGAAAATAGGTTTAATAGGATTAAAGCAAAGTGGTAAAACAACAATCTTCAACGCATTAACAGGACAGGAAGCGGAAACAGGGTTTGGTGCAAACAAATTGCAGGTAAATATGGGCAATGTAAAGGTGCCTGATTCAAGGCTTGATACCTTAACTGAAATTTTTAATCCAAAGAGAAAGGTAAACGCAACTGTTGAATATGTTGATGTGGCAGGGGTTGAGGGAGAGGGCTCAATTGACCCTGCCCTTGTAAACCAGATTAAGGTGACAGATGCCCTTCTTGTTGTGGTAAGGGCTTTTCACGATGATGGTGTTTTCCACCCATTTAACACTGTTGACCCTATGAGGGATTTGCAGAATTTAATGGAAGAATTTATCATTTCAGACCAGGTAATTGTTGAAAATAGGCTGAAAAAGCTTGAAAAATCAGTTAAAAGTAAGAAAGACCCAAATGAGGTTAAGGAATACGAGGCTCTTTTAAAGATAAAAGATGCACTTGAAAACCTTACCCCTTTAAGGGAGATTGACATTGACCCTGTTGAGATGAAGATGTTAAGGGGTTTTCAGTTTTTAACCTTAAAGCCTGTTTTAGTTGTCTTTAATACCGATGAGGGTGACAATGGGGAAGAATACCTTGAAAAATTTAAAGAAGAGTATGGAGATAAAAAGGGAGTGAAGGCTGTTGCAATTAGCGGAAAGATTGAGGAAGAGATTTCAAGGCTTGAAGACGAAGACAAAGAGATGTTTATGGAAGAGTATGGAATTAAGACACTTGCAAGGGATTTGATAATAAGGGAATCCTATTCACTTTTAGGTTTAATCTCCTTCTTTACAGTTGGGGAAGACGAGTGCCGTGCCTGGACAATTAAAGACGGCACAAATGCCCAGAAGGCAGCGGGGGCAATACATTCTGATATTGAGAGGGGATTTATCAGGGCTGAGGTTGTTCATTACAACGATTTTATTCAGGAAAAGAGTCTTGTAAAGTGCAAAGAGAAGGGTTTATTAAGGCTTGAGGGAAAGGATTACATAGTTAAAGACGGGGATATAATTAACTTCAGGTTTAATGTGTAA
- a CDS encoding acyl-CoA-binding protein: MEELKKQFEEAKKKVFNLKQKPDNDTLLKLYALYKQATEGDISGEKPSIWAMKEYAKFEAWEKLKGISKKEAMQKYISLVEETIKKFGGKP; the protein is encoded by the coding sequence ATGGAAGAATTGAAAAAACAATTTGAGGAAGCAAAGAAAAAGGTTTTTAACCTGAAACAAAAACCTGATAATGACACTTTGCTAAAACTTTATGCCCTTTATAAACAGGCGACAGAAGGTGACATTAGTGGAGAAAAACCATCAATCTGGGCAATGAAAGAGTATGCAAAGTTTGAAGCCTGGGAAAAATTAAAGGGTATCTCTAAAAAAGAGGCAATGCAGAAGTATATCTCACTTGTTGAAGAGACGATTAAAAAATTCGGGGGAAAACCTTAA
- a CDS encoding DUF554 domain-containing protein, translated as MIGTIVNFFAVIIGSSIGLIIHSKLPDRIVKIVFQGIGLLTLFIGIQMGLKTQNLLIMVFSIILGSITGELLKIEERTERLAELLKKRIKSKNEKFTEGLITSFLLFCMGSMSILGCIQEGLGSSPDLLLAKSTLDGFSSIALASSLGIGVMFSAIPLLIYQGGLTLFASYLQHILTTPIINELTAVGGLLLLGLGINLLEIKKIKVLNMLPALVYAVIFAYFF; from the coding sequence ATGATAGGGACAATAGTTAACTTTTTTGCAGTAATTATAGGGTCATCAATTGGGCTTATTATTCACTCAAAATTACCTGATAGAATTGTAAAAATAGTTTTTCAGGGAATAGGGCTTCTTACCCTTTTTATAGGAATACAAATGGGGTTAAAAACTCAAAACCTTTTAATTATGGTGTTTTCAATAATTTTAGGCTCAATTACCGGGGAATTGCTAAAAATTGAAGAAAGAACTGAAAGGCTTGCAGAATTGTTAAAGAAAAGGATTAAATCAAAGAATGAAAAGTTTACAGAAGGGCTAATAACTTCTTTTTTACTTTTTTGTATGGGCTCAATGTCAATTTTAGGGTGCATTCAGGAGGGGCTTGGAAGCTCTCCAGATTTGCTTTTAGCAAAATCAACACTTGACGGGTTTTCTTCAATTGCCCTTGCATCAAGTTTGGGGATAGGGGTAATGTTTTCCGCAATACCGCTTTTAATTTATCAGGGGGGGTTAACTTTATTTGCCTCATACCTGCAACACATTTTAACCACCCCAATTATCAATGAATTAACCGCTGTAGGCGGGCTTTTACTTTTAGGGCTGGGGATAAACCTTCTTGAAATAAAAAAGATTAAGGTTTTAAATATGCTTCCAGCACTTGTTTACGCAGTTATTTTTGCATACTTTTTTTAA
- a CDS encoding YtfJ family protein codes for MFKLATVMLLVFNLTLGTNLPVVKLSGDNGALVNGKPFSTEIMKGKMWLFFYVDPDVRKKNDDFVNKIKAQHFPKDKLGSIVVINMAATWLPNFALNKILRNKQKEFPDTIYVKDFKKVFVKKWGLKDNEYDVLLFDRDGKLIYYKFGKINDTETQKVINLIKKNLEEKPVEQENTSQNKEK; via the coding sequence ATGTTTAAGCTTGCAACTGTAATGCTACTTGTTTTTAATCTAACCTTAGGTACAAATTTGCCTGTGGTGAAATTAAGCGGAGACAATGGTGCTCTTGTAAACGGGAAGCCTTTTTCAACAGAGATTATGAAGGGTAAAATGTGGCTTTTTTTCTATGTTGACCCTGATGTTAGAAAAAAGAACGACGACTTTGTAAACAAAATAAAGGCTCAGCATTTTCCTAAGGATAAATTAGGCTCAATAGTGGTAATAAATATGGCTGCAACCTGGCTTCCAAACTTTGCTTTAAACAAGATTTTAAGGAATAAGCAGAAGGAATTTCCAGACACAATTTATGTAAAAGACTTTAAAAAGGTTTTTGTGAAAAAGTGGGGATTGAAGGATAACGAGTACGATGTTTTACTTTTTGATAGAGATGGAAAACTTATCTATTACAAATTCGGGAAGATAAACGATACTGAAACTCAAAAGGTAATCAATTTAATAAAAAAGAATCTGGAAGAAAAGCCGGTGGAGCAAGAAAATACTTCTCAAAATAAAGAAAAATAA
- the rd gene encoding rubredoxin: MKKYICEVCGYIYDPAVGDPDSGIEPGTPFEEIPDDWVCPLCGVGKEDFIPYEED; this comes from the coding sequence ATGAAAAAGTATATCTGTGAAGTATGCGGTTATATCTATGACCCGGCAGTTGGAGACCCTGACAGCGGTATTGAACCTGGAACACCCTTTGAAGAAATCCCCGATGATTGGGTTTGCCCCCTCTGTGGAGTTGGCAAAGAGGATTTTATCCCTTACGAAGAAGACTAA
- a CDS encoding IS110 family RNA-guided transposase yields the protein MKHCTSKKPKLYCGIDLHTKKSYIYIINEQGTKVKSKEIDTEEQTFITFFESLIEENEIYSAIEISSLTFQYCNILKAIGISVYVVNTLKNAYISKSMKKTDKEDAKRLAISLWKEILPEPVYIPSEKEHSLRKLISHRADLVKSRTRLINRIRQRLREKEIKIPLRTLNKTKKIEPVLKSISSETQPILHFEISHMFEQFKLLEKQIEQTEQLIHSQINKDADFKEMYNLLLTVPGMGKITSAAFISRVGKNIERFKNVRKLISYFGQCPKIRESGGKTIGNQGITKQGNGMLRGYLSQVAIAALRSKSYNSIPLKKWYENIKRRKGWKKARVALSRKIAAICYGVLIHKRPYNPMLVTGENKCEKPLITT from the coding sequence ATGAAACATTGTACCTCAAAAAAACCGAAATTATACTGCGGAATTGACCTGCACACTAAAAAAAGTTACATCTACATTATAAACGAGCAGGGAACAAAGGTTAAAAGCAAAGAAATTGACACTGAAGAGCAAACATTTATTACCTTTTTTGAAAGCCTAATTGAAGAAAACGAAATCTATTCGGCAATTGAAATCAGTTCATTAACCTTTCAATACTGCAACATACTCAAAGCCATAGGAATATCTGTATATGTGGTAAACACCTTAAAAAACGCCTACATCTCAAAGTCAATGAAAAAAACAGACAAAGAAGATGCAAAACGGCTTGCAATAAGCTTATGGAAAGAAATCCTTCCAGAACCGGTATATATCCCGTCGGAAAAAGAACATAGTTTACGCAAACTCATATCCCACCGTGCTGACCTTGTAAAAAGCAGAACAAGGCTAATAAACAGAATAAGGCAAAGATTAAGGGAAAAAGAAATAAAAATACCTTTAAGAACACTCAATAAAACAAAAAAGATTGAGCCTGTTCTAAAAAGCATATCATCTGAAACACAACCTATACTCCACTTTGAAATATCCCACATGTTTGAACAATTCAAACTACTTGAAAAGCAAATAGAACAAACGGAACAATTAATACACTCTCAAATAAACAAAGATGCCGACTTTAAAGAAATGTACAATCTGCTATTAACCGTCCCCGGAATGGGGAAAATAACTTCTGCCGCATTTATCTCAAGGGTAGGAAAAAACATAGAAAGATTTAAAAATGTACGCAAACTCATATCCTACTTCGGCCAATGCCCTAAAATAAGAGAAAGCGGAGGCAAAACAATAGGCAATCAGGGAATAACCAAACAGGGAAACGGAATGCTCAGGGGATACCTCTCACAGGTGGCAATAGCTGCTTTAAGATCAAAAAGTTATAACTCCATACCGCTAAAAAAATGGTATGAAAACATAAAAAGAAGAAAAGGCTGGAAAAAAGCAAGAGTGGCATTATCAAGAAAAATAGCGGCAATATGCTACGGGGTACTTATACACAAAAGGCCGTATAACCCAATGCTTGTAACGGGAGAAAACAAATGTGAGAAACCATTGATAACAACTTAA
- a CDS encoding ABC transporter ATP-binding protein: MLEVKELKKSYGSVQALKGVSFKVNKEVIFGLLGPNGAGKTTTFKIISTLLNPDSGEVYWNGMGIFENKKKWKKIMGYVPQELALYDELTGLENMILMAELYGLKGKDAKDRSLFLLEKIGLKEKMNFKAKTYSGGMKRRLNLIMGIVHNPEIILLDEPTAGIDVQTKIKIYEFIRELVNEGKTILYTTHMLKEAEELFDVVGIIDEGNLKAIGKVDDLISKYAPNVILELRLRGDDKSLSEIEGLGEFDSEKNLLKLEIPSQKDIAKVVENLNSKRIVIESMVIKGASLETVFLKLTGKELRD, encoded by the coding sequence ATGCTTGAAGTAAAGGAATTAAAGAAATCTTATGGAAGTGTTCAGGCTTTGAAAGGGGTATCTTTCAAGGTTAATAAAGAGGTAATATTTGGTTTATTGGGACCAAATGGTGCAGGGAAAACAACCACTTTTAAAATTATATCCACCCTTTTAAACCCTGATAGCGGAGAGGTTTACTGGAATGGAATGGGTATCTTTGAGAATAAGAAAAAATGGAAGAAGATAATGGGTTATGTCCCTCAGGAGCTTGCACTTTACGATGAGTTGACTGGCCTTGAAAATATGATTTTAATGGCTGAACTATATGGGTTAAAGGGGAAGGATGCAAAAGATAGAAGTTTATTTTTGCTTGAAAAGATAGGCTTAAAAGAGAAGATGAATTTTAAGGCAAAAACTTATTCAGGCGGTATGAAGAGGAGATTGAATTTAATTATGGGAATTGTTCATAACCCTGAGATTATTCTTCTTGACGAGCCAACCGCTGGAATTGATGTTCAGACAAAGATAAAAATCTATGAGTTTATTAGAGAACTTGTAAATGAAGGAAAAACCATTCTCTATACCACACACATGCTAAAAGAGGCAGAGGAATTGTTTGATGTTGTTGGGATAATTGATGAAGGCAATTTAAAGGCTATAGGGAAGGTTGACGATTTAATTTCAAAGTATGCACCAAATGTTATACTTGAATTAAGGTTGAGGGGCGATGATAAATCCCTTTCAGAGATAGAGGGTTTGGGGGAATTTGATTCTGAAAAAAATTTGTTAAAACTTGAAATTCCCTCTCAAAAGGATATAGCAAAGGTTGTTGAAAATCTCAATTCAAAGAGGATTGTAATTGAGAGTATGGTGATTAAAGGCGCTTCCCTTGAAACAGTTTTTCTTAAGCTAACAGGCAAGGAGTTAAGGGATTGA
- a CDS encoding ABC transporter permease, giving the protein MRGFFRFLFYDYKSKWGNLITIVIFIALPIVMSLLMTVVFGRGNKEASFEPPKIALVNKDDGFLSKGFVKFLTNDEMKKEFNFVLTDYEKGYKGMKDQDYSAILIIPEKFTDDFLEEKSPEVILIKNPSQGIYPEMVETMLSLMTEGTNYLLTYYYPQFKEASEIYKSIKNQTILPKLIFLDFGKLKDLGKDFFKKSKNLIDVVKNQSFEVKFEKRVKEKKSKRFIDSLFPGYALFFLLFFANIVAVSIVKERGMGISKRVLLTDFSVNKYLLAKVVSGVFFLFSLSIVFVLSGYFIFHIKTDMFFLLFFIIFLSCFSLFSVFFLTSSLAKNEASASNLGMVVLFLMGFTGGGMIPLNLIPQFLISFSKFLPFYRLNMLFADLFNKSSFNLDNALYSLFFSLVAYSLGFIFFRKKLISGEL; this is encoded by the coding sequence TTGAGGGGATTTTTCAGGTTTCTGTTTTACGATTATAAATCTAAATGGGGAAACCTTATTACAATAGTTATTTTTATTGCATTGCCTATAGTTATGTCTCTTTTAATGACAGTTGTTTTTGGCAGGGGGAATAAAGAGGCTTCATTTGAACCCCCTAAAATTGCACTTGTAAACAAAGATGACGGTTTTTTGTCAAAGGGTTTTGTAAAGTTTCTTACAAATGATGAGATGAAAAAAGAGTTTAACTTTGTTTTAACCGATTATGAAAAAGGCTATAAAGGAATGAAAGACCAGGATTACTCTGCAATTTTAATTATTCCTGAGAAGTTTACCGATGATTTTTTAGAGGAAAAATCCCCGGAGGTTATTCTAATTAAAAACCCTTCCCAGGGGATTTATCCTGAAATGGTTGAGACAATGCTTTCTCTAATGACAGAGGGGACAAATTATCTTTTAACCTATTACTATCCGCAATTTAAAGAGGCAAGTGAGATTTATAAGAGTATAAAAAATCAGACAATTTTGCCAAAATTGATTTTTCTTGATTTCGGTAAGTTGAAAGATTTAGGGAAGGATTTTTTTAAAAAATCTAAAAACCTGATAGATGTGGTTAAAAATCAATCCTTTGAGGTTAAATTTGAGAAAAGAGTAAAAGAGAAAAAGAGTAAAAGGTTTATAGATTCCCTTTTCCCCGGATATGCATTATTTTTTCTCCTGTTTTTTGCAAATATTGTTGCTGTTTCAATTGTTAAAGAAAGGGGAATGGGCATTAGCAAAAGGGTTTTGCTGACAGATTTTTCTGTAAACAAATACCTTTTAGCAAAGGTTGTATCTGGAGTTTTTTTTCTTTTCTCCCTTTCCATAGTTTTTGTTTTAAGCGGGTATTTTATTTTTCACATAAAAACTGATATGTTTTTTTTGTTGTTTTTCATTATTTTTCTTTCCTGCTTTTCCCTCTTTTCAGTATTCTTTTTAACCTCTTCCCTTGCAAAAAATGAAGCCTCTGCTTCAAACCTTGGAATGGTTGTTCTCTTTCTTATGGGTTTCACAGGCGGGGGAATGATTCCTTTAAATTTAATCCCTCAATTTCTAATTTCTTTTTCAAAGTTTTTGCCGTTTTACAGGTTAAATATGCTTTTTGCAGATTTGTTTAACAAATCAAGTTTTAATTTAGACAATGCACTTTACTCGCTTTTCTTTTCCCTTGTTGCTTATTCTTTAGGCTTTATTTTTTTTAGAAAAAAATTGATTTCAGGTGAGTTATGA
- a CDS encoding ABC transporter permease: MFKNKSFYLWVLFMPILFLIIFSRIGGGDSKVKVIFIDKVKNEITKEFKERLKRDFKIIIAMKQLKEYTLIELSGDFLLKNKENTKVKVIFPENISKEREVYTKIAVYRIMAELVAKYKLGIKDVKEFVRIKKQCEKLLEIPWGIRHTLPAIILMFILFNVLSKGVEKFFQFKEQGLIERFSVLPQGTNGVLIFFLLYQVTLAMVAVSVIFILGVLFFKFSIGLKYLIYLYFIFLFFSIFVASLSLLIFSLIKKKEAAIGFGVLIANILCALGGLWWPIEIVPPFFKKLGLALPTGFTMKIIDGLIYYKMPVKELMPMVFVLIAISVLFFLAATFFFFKFQEKD; the protein is encoded by the coding sequence ATGTTTAAAAATAAAAGTTTTTACCTGTGGGTACTGTTTATGCCTATTTTGTTTCTCATAATTTTTTCAAGGATAGGGGGAGGGGATTCAAAAGTTAAAGTGATATTTATAGACAAAGTGAAAAATGAGATAACGAAGGAGTTTAAGGAAAGGTTAAAAAGGGATTTTAAGATAATAATTGCGATGAAGCAATTAAAAGAGTATACCCTCATTGAATTATCCGGTGATTTTCTGTTGAAAAACAAGGAAAATACAAAGGTAAAGGTTATTTTCCCTGAAAATATTTCAAAGGAAAGAGAGGTTTACACAAAGATTGCAGTTTATAGAATAATGGCTGAGTTGGTTGCAAAGTATAAGTTGGGAATAAAGGATGTAAAAGAATTTGTGAGGATAAAAAAGCAGTGTGAAAAATTACTTGAAATCCCCTGGGGAATAAGGCACACATTGCCTGCAATTATTCTAATGTTTATCCTGTTCAATGTGCTTTCAAAGGGGGTTGAAAAGTTTTTCCAATTTAAAGAACAGGGTTTGATAGAAAGGTTTTCAGTACTCCCTCAAGGAACAAACGGGGTGTTAATATTTTTTCTTCTCTATCAGGTAACACTTGCTATGGTTGCGGTTAGTGTTATTTTTATACTTGGGGTTTTGTTTTTTAAATTTTCAATCGGGTTAAAGTATTTGATTTATCTTTATTTTATATTTTTGTTTTTTTCTATCTTTGTTGCTTCATTATCCCTTCTCATTTTCTCTCTTATTAAGAAAAAGGAAGCAGCTATTGGCTTTGGTGTTTTAATTGCAAATATACTCTGTGCATTAGGGGGGTTATGGTGGCCTATTGAGATTGTTCCCCCATTTTTTAAAAAATTAGGGCTGGCCTTACCGACTGGTTTTACAATGAAAATTATTGACGGGTTAATTTATTACAAAATGCCTGTTAAAGAGTTGATGCCAATGGTTTTTGTTTTAATTGCAATATCTGTTTTATTCTTTTTAGCTGCAACCTTTTTCTTTTTTAAGTTTCAGGAGAAGGATTGA